Proteins encoded by one window of Salvia splendens isolate huo1 chromosome 14, SspV2, whole genome shotgun sequence:
- the LOC121766120 gene encoding probable UDP-arabinopyranose mutase 5, giving the protein MSEVTIKNDEVDIVIGAIQSDLTSFMEAWRPFFSNFHLIVVKDPELKEELKIPGGFNLHVYTKSDIDRVVGLSAGSISFAGYACRYFGYLVSRKKYIISVDDDCVPAKNSSGELIDPISQHIINLSTPATPFFFNTLYDPYCEGADFVRGYPFSLRSGVECGLSCGLWLNLADFDAPTQALKPSLKNTRYVDAVLTVPARSMLPVSGINIAFNAELVGPALTPAFRLAKEGNLRWETVEDIWTGMCVKVICDHLRLGVKSGIPYVWRQERGNAIESLKKEWEGVKLMEDVVPFFQSLRLSETSVTAEDCVAEIAAAVKERLGSVNPKFVSAAATMVEWMKLWKRVRGQ; this is encoded by the coding sequence ATGTCTGAGGTTACCATTAAAAATGACGAGGTGGACATTGTCATTGGCGCTATTCAGTCTGATCTCACATCATTCATGGAAGCATGGAGACCGTTCTTTTCAAATTTCCACCTAATAGTCGTCAAGGATCCCGAACTAAAAGAGGAACTCAAGATTCCTGGTGGATTCAACCTGCACGTCTATACGAAGTCCGACATTGATAGAGTTGTTGGCTTGTCAGCGGGTAGTATTTCTTTCGCTGGCTATGCTTGCCGCTACTTTGGCTATCTTGTGTCGCGTAAGAAATACATCATCTCGGTTGATGATGACTGTGTCCCTGCCAAGAACAGCAGCGGGGAGTTGATTGATCCGATATCGCAGCATATCATCAATCTCTCGACCCCAGCCACTCCTTTCTTCTTCAACACTCTCTACGATCCTTACTGCGAGGGGGCTGATTTTGTCCGTGGCTACCCTTTCAGTTTACGAAGTGGAGTAGAATGCGGCCTCTCGTGCGGGCTGTGGCTCAACCTGGCCGACTTTGATGCACCTACGCAGGCACTGAAGCCTTCGTTGAAGAATACTCGGTACGTCGATGCAGTTCTGACAGTGCCAGCAAGGTCTATGCTGCCGGTGAGCGGGATTAACATTGCTTTCAACGCTGAGCTGGTGGGGCCTGCACTGACGCCGGCATTTAGGCTGGCGAAGGAGGGGAACCTGAGGTGGGAAACAGTGGAGGATATATGGACCGGGATGTGCGTTAAGGTCATCTGCGACCACCTGAGGCTCGGCGTGAAGAGTGGGATCCCGTACGTGTGGAGACAGGAGCGAGGCAACGCTATAGAGAGCTTGAAGAAGGAGTGGGAAGGGGTGAAGCTTATGGAGGACGTCGTCCCGTTCTTCCAGTCGCTGAGGCTGTCTGAGACGTCTGTGACGGCGGAGGACTGCGTGGCGGAGATTGCTGCGGCAGTGAAGGAGCGGCTGGGGTCTGTGAATCCGAAGTTCGTGAGCGCTGCGGCGACTATGGTGGAGTGGATGAAGCTGTGGAAGAGGGTGCGAGGTCAGTAG
- the LOC121765362 gene encoding sterol 3-beta-glucosyltransferase UGT80A2-like isoform X1 — MAEVPVDFEVEIERDNGDGREGNGADGLKKSEGSNGVSRDHCRLRYSGSVDRNLRRQKSGRMEKLAEQHSDPTSSQLSKIEKKKHEHTIVLAKQFFDKNVLSKKKLKMLNRLATVQKDGTVKLDVPGDISVSNQHLDFGTKETYCGDGDKEAGDAILLPPLQIVMLIVGTRGDVQPFVAIGKRLQADGHRVRLATHSNFKDFVSTSGLEFYPLGGDPKVLAAYMVKNKGFLPSGPSEIHIQRSQIKEIIFSLHQACQAPDPDTDIPFKANAIIANPPAYGHTHVSEALDVPLHIIFTMPWTPTSEFPHPLSRVKQPVAYKLSYQIVDGLIWLGIRDMINEFRKKELKLRPITYLSNSHSSPPDIPYAYIWSPHLVPQPKDWGPKIDVVGFCFLDLASNYVPPDSLVNWLNNGKKPIYIGFGSLPVEEPEKMTQIIVRALEITEQRGIINKGWGGLGNLAETKDFVYLLDNCPHDWLFTRCAAVVHHGGAGTTAAGLKAACPTTVIPFFGDQPFWEEQVHARGVGPEPIPVDQFTLEKLVSAIRFMLDPEVKRQAEELARAMEHEDGVTGAVQAFYKHFPRESLEAKPEKPHPRSRSFPFRSCFSCSTT; from the exons ATGGCGGAGGTTCCTGTCGACTTTGAGGTGGAGATAGAGAGAGATAATGGAGATGGGAGAGAGGGCAATGGAGCTGATGGATTGAAGAAGAGTGAGGGCAGCAATGGGGTTTCGAGGGATCATTGCAGGTTGAGATATTCAG GATCGGTTGACAGGAATCTTCGCAGACAGAAATCTGGACGTATGGAGAAGTTGGCAGAACAGCATTCAGATCCCACGTCCAGTCAGCTTAGcaaaattgagaaaaagaaaCATGAGCACACTATAGTCTTGGCAAAACAGTTTTTCGATAAAAACGTGCTTTCTAAAAAGAAG CTCAAAATGTTGAATCGGCTGGCCACCGTTCAAAAAGACGGAACTGTAAAACTTGACGTTCCCGGAGACATTAGTGTTAGCAACCAACATCTTGATTTTGGTACCAAAGAAACGTATTGTGGAGATGGAGATAAAGAAGCTGGAGATGCAATATTGCTACCTCCTCTTCAGATTGTAATGCTAATCGTTGGGACAAGGGGAGACGTGCAACCGTTTGTTGCCATTGGAAAACGGTTACAG GCAGATGGTCATAGGGTTCGACTTGCCACTCACTCGAATTTCAAGGACTTTGTGTCGACATCTGGATTGGAATTTTATCCTCTCGGTGGAGACCCGAAAGTCCTTGCTGCTT ACATGGTCAAGAATAAAGGCTTCTTGCCATCGGGACCTTCTGAAATACATATTCAAAGAAGCCAGATAAAAGAAATCATTTTCTCCCTGCACCAAGCATGTCAGGCTCCCGATCCCGATACCGATATCCCTTTCAAGGCAAATGCGATAATTGCCAACCCTCCTGCATATG GACACACGCATGTTTCCGAGGCACTTGATGTACCGCTGCACATAATTTTCACTATGCCATGGAC ACCAACAAGTGAATTTCCACATCCTCTTTCTCGTGTAAAGCAACCGGTTGCATATAAA TTGTCCTATCAAATTGTCGATGGTTTAATCTGGCTGGGAATACGTGATATGATAAACGAGTTCAGGAAGAAAGAGCTAAAGTTGAGGCCAATTACATATCTAAGCAATTCGCATAGTTCTCCTCCTGACATTCCTTATGCATACATTTGGAGTCCCCACCTGGTTCCTCAGCCAAAAG ACTGGGGGCCGAAGATTGATGTGGTGGGCTTTTGTTTCCTCGACCTTGCTTCAAATTACGTACCTCCAGATTCACTAGTGAATTGGCTTAATAATGGTAAAAAGCCTATCTACATTGGATTTGGAAGTCTT CCTGTGGAAGAGCCTGAAAAAATGACTCAGATAATTGTTCGAGCTCTTGAAATCACCGAACAGCGTGGCATCATTAACAAAGGCTGGGGCGGCTTGGGAAACT TGGCAGAGACGAAAGACTTCGTCTACTTACTGGATAACTGCCCCCACGATTGGTTGTTTACTCGATGTGCAGCTGTG GTTCACCACGGAGGTGCTGGAACAACGGCTGCTGGTCTTAAAGCTGCT TGCCCAACTACGGTTATACCATTCTTCGGAGACCAACCATTTTGGGAAGAGCAGGTGCATGCCAGAGGAGTGGGTCCTGAACCAATCCCCGTCGACCAATTCACCTTGGAAAAATTGGTTTCCGCCATCCGGTTCATGCTAGATCCCGAG GTCAAAAGGCAGGCTGAAGAACTTGCTAGAGCGATGGAACACGAAGACGGTGTTACAGGAGCTGTGCAAGCTTTCTATAAACATTTTCCACGCGAGAGTTTGGAGGCGAAGCCTGAGAAGCCCCATCCTCGTTCTCGCTCGTTTCCTTTCAGGAGTTGCTTCAGTTGTTCGACCACCTGA
- the LOC121765362 gene encoding sterol 3-beta-glucosyltransferase UGT80A2-like isoform X2, with translation MEMLHIRDLELTLHFMLYNHSWPRNRLELNLRRQKSGRMEKLAEQHSDPTSSQLSKIEKKKHEHTIVLAKQFFDKNVLSKKKLKMLNRLATVQKDGTVKLDVPGDISVSNQHLDFGTKETYCGDGDKEAGDAILLPPLQIVMLIVGTRGDVQPFVAIGKRLQADGHRVRLATHSNFKDFVSTSGLEFYPLGGDPKVLAAYMVKNKGFLPSGPSEIHIQRSQIKEIIFSLHQACQAPDPDTDIPFKANAIIANPPAYGHTHVSEALDVPLHIIFTMPWTPTSEFPHPLSRVKQPVAYKLSYQIVDGLIWLGIRDMINEFRKKELKLRPITYLSNSHSSPPDIPYAYIWSPHLVPQPKDWGPKIDVVGFCFLDLASNYVPPDSLVNWLNNGKKPIYIGFGSLPVEEPEKMTQIIVRALEITEQRGIINKGWGGLGNLAETKDFVYLLDNCPHDWLFTRCAAVVHHGGAGTTAAGLKAACPTTVIPFFGDQPFWEEQVHARGVGPEPIPVDQFTLEKLVSAIRFMLDPEVKRQAEELARAMEHEDGVTGAVQAFYKHFPRESLEAKPEKPHPRSRSFPFRSCFSCSTT, from the exons ATGGAGATGCTGCATATTAGGGATTTGGAGCTGACACTTCATTTTATGCTGTATAATCATTCATGGCCACGAAATCGTTTGGAACT GAATCTTCGCAGACAGAAATCTGGACGTATGGAGAAGTTGGCAGAACAGCATTCAGATCCCACGTCCAGTCAGCTTAGcaaaattgagaaaaagaaaCATGAGCACACTATAGTCTTGGCAAAACAGTTTTTCGATAAAAACGTGCTTTCTAAAAAGAAG CTCAAAATGTTGAATCGGCTGGCCACCGTTCAAAAAGACGGAACTGTAAAACTTGACGTTCCCGGAGACATTAGTGTTAGCAACCAACATCTTGATTTTGGTACCAAAGAAACGTATTGTGGAGATGGAGATAAAGAAGCTGGAGATGCAATATTGCTACCTCCTCTTCAGATTGTAATGCTAATCGTTGGGACAAGGGGAGACGTGCAACCGTTTGTTGCCATTGGAAAACGGTTACAG GCAGATGGTCATAGGGTTCGACTTGCCACTCACTCGAATTTCAAGGACTTTGTGTCGACATCTGGATTGGAATTTTATCCTCTCGGTGGAGACCCGAAAGTCCTTGCTGCTT ACATGGTCAAGAATAAAGGCTTCTTGCCATCGGGACCTTCTGAAATACATATTCAAAGAAGCCAGATAAAAGAAATCATTTTCTCCCTGCACCAAGCATGTCAGGCTCCCGATCCCGATACCGATATCCCTTTCAAGGCAAATGCGATAATTGCCAACCCTCCTGCATATG GACACACGCATGTTTCCGAGGCACTTGATGTACCGCTGCACATAATTTTCACTATGCCATGGAC ACCAACAAGTGAATTTCCACATCCTCTTTCTCGTGTAAAGCAACCGGTTGCATATAAA TTGTCCTATCAAATTGTCGATGGTTTAATCTGGCTGGGAATACGTGATATGATAAACGAGTTCAGGAAGAAAGAGCTAAAGTTGAGGCCAATTACATATCTAAGCAATTCGCATAGTTCTCCTCCTGACATTCCTTATGCATACATTTGGAGTCCCCACCTGGTTCCTCAGCCAAAAG ACTGGGGGCCGAAGATTGATGTGGTGGGCTTTTGTTTCCTCGACCTTGCTTCAAATTACGTACCTCCAGATTCACTAGTGAATTGGCTTAATAATGGTAAAAAGCCTATCTACATTGGATTTGGAAGTCTT CCTGTGGAAGAGCCTGAAAAAATGACTCAGATAATTGTTCGAGCTCTTGAAATCACCGAACAGCGTGGCATCATTAACAAAGGCTGGGGCGGCTTGGGAAACT TGGCAGAGACGAAAGACTTCGTCTACTTACTGGATAACTGCCCCCACGATTGGTTGTTTACTCGATGTGCAGCTGTG GTTCACCACGGAGGTGCTGGAACAACGGCTGCTGGTCTTAAAGCTGCT TGCCCAACTACGGTTATACCATTCTTCGGAGACCAACCATTTTGGGAAGAGCAGGTGCATGCCAGAGGAGTGGGTCCTGAACCAATCCCCGTCGACCAATTCACCTTGGAAAAATTGGTTTCCGCCATCCGGTTCATGCTAGATCCCGAG GTCAAAAGGCAGGCTGAAGAACTTGCTAGAGCGATGGAACACGAAGACGGTGTTACAGGAGCTGTGCAAGCTTTCTATAAACATTTTCCACGCGAGAGTTTGGAGGCGAAGCCTGAGAAGCCCCATCCTCGTTCTCGCTCGTTTCCTTTCAGGAGTTGCTTCAGTTGTTCGACCACCTGA
- the LOC121765362 gene encoding sterol 3-beta-glucosyltransferase UGT80A2-like isoform X4: MEKLAEQHSDPTSSQLSKIEKKKHEHTIVLAKQFFDKNVLSKKKLKMLNRLATVQKDGTVKLDVPGDISVSNQHLDFGTKETYCGDGDKEAGDAILLPPLQIVMLIVGTRGDVQPFVAIGKRLQADGHRVRLATHSNFKDFVSTSGLEFYPLGGDPKVLAAYMVKNKGFLPSGPSEIHIQRSQIKEIIFSLHQACQAPDPDTDIPFKANAIIANPPAYGHTHVSEALDVPLHIIFTMPWTPTSEFPHPLSRVKQPVAYKLSYQIVDGLIWLGIRDMINEFRKKELKLRPITYLSNSHSSPPDIPYAYIWSPHLVPQPKDWGPKIDVVGFCFLDLASNYVPPDSLVNWLNNGKKPIYIGFGSLPVEEPEKMTQIIVRALEITEQRGIINKGWGGLGNLAETKDFVYLLDNCPHDWLFTRCAAVVHHGGAGTTAAGLKAACPTTVIPFFGDQPFWEEQVHARGVGPEPIPVDQFTLEKLVSAIRFMLDPEVKRQAEELARAMEHEDGVTGAVQAFYKHFPRESLEAKPEKPHPRSRSFPFRSCFSCSTT, encoded by the exons ATGGAGAAGTTGGCAGAACAGCATTCAGATCCCACGTCCAGTCAGCTTAGcaaaattgagaaaaagaaaCATGAGCACACTATAGTCTTGGCAAAACAGTTTTTCGATAAAAACGTGCTTTCTAAAAAGAAG CTCAAAATGTTGAATCGGCTGGCCACCGTTCAAAAAGACGGAACTGTAAAACTTGACGTTCCCGGAGACATTAGTGTTAGCAACCAACATCTTGATTTTGGTACCAAAGAAACGTATTGTGGAGATGGAGATAAAGAAGCTGGAGATGCAATATTGCTACCTCCTCTTCAGATTGTAATGCTAATCGTTGGGACAAGGGGAGACGTGCAACCGTTTGTTGCCATTGGAAAACGGTTACAG GCAGATGGTCATAGGGTTCGACTTGCCACTCACTCGAATTTCAAGGACTTTGTGTCGACATCTGGATTGGAATTTTATCCTCTCGGTGGAGACCCGAAAGTCCTTGCTGCTT ACATGGTCAAGAATAAAGGCTTCTTGCCATCGGGACCTTCTGAAATACATATTCAAAGAAGCCAGATAAAAGAAATCATTTTCTCCCTGCACCAAGCATGTCAGGCTCCCGATCCCGATACCGATATCCCTTTCAAGGCAAATGCGATAATTGCCAACCCTCCTGCATATG GACACACGCATGTTTCCGAGGCACTTGATGTACCGCTGCACATAATTTTCACTATGCCATGGAC ACCAACAAGTGAATTTCCACATCCTCTTTCTCGTGTAAAGCAACCGGTTGCATATAAA TTGTCCTATCAAATTGTCGATGGTTTAATCTGGCTGGGAATACGTGATATGATAAACGAGTTCAGGAAGAAAGAGCTAAAGTTGAGGCCAATTACATATCTAAGCAATTCGCATAGTTCTCCTCCTGACATTCCTTATGCATACATTTGGAGTCCCCACCTGGTTCCTCAGCCAAAAG ACTGGGGGCCGAAGATTGATGTGGTGGGCTTTTGTTTCCTCGACCTTGCTTCAAATTACGTACCTCCAGATTCACTAGTGAATTGGCTTAATAATGGTAAAAAGCCTATCTACATTGGATTTGGAAGTCTT CCTGTGGAAGAGCCTGAAAAAATGACTCAGATAATTGTTCGAGCTCTTGAAATCACCGAACAGCGTGGCATCATTAACAAAGGCTGGGGCGGCTTGGGAAACT TGGCAGAGACGAAAGACTTCGTCTACTTACTGGATAACTGCCCCCACGATTGGTTGTTTACTCGATGTGCAGCTGTG GTTCACCACGGAGGTGCTGGAACAACGGCTGCTGGTCTTAAAGCTGCT TGCCCAACTACGGTTATACCATTCTTCGGAGACCAACCATTTTGGGAAGAGCAGGTGCATGCCAGAGGAGTGGGTCCTGAACCAATCCCCGTCGACCAATTCACCTTGGAAAAATTGGTTTCCGCCATCCGGTTCATGCTAGATCCCGAG GTCAAAAGGCAGGCTGAAGAACTTGCTAGAGCGATGGAACACGAAGACGGTGTTACAGGAGCTGTGCAAGCTTTCTATAAACATTTTCCACGCGAGAGTTTGGAGGCGAAGCCTGAGAAGCCCCATCCTCGTTCTCGCTCGTTTCCTTTCAGGAGTTGCTTCAGTTGTTCGACCACCTGA
- the LOC121765362 gene encoding sterol 3-beta-glucosyltransferase UGT80A2-like isoform X3 — MATKSFGTVLLNLRRQKSGRMEKLAEQHSDPTSSQLSKIEKKKHEHTIVLAKQFFDKNVLSKKKLKMLNRLATVQKDGTVKLDVPGDISVSNQHLDFGTKETYCGDGDKEAGDAILLPPLQIVMLIVGTRGDVQPFVAIGKRLQADGHRVRLATHSNFKDFVSTSGLEFYPLGGDPKVLAAYMVKNKGFLPSGPSEIHIQRSQIKEIIFSLHQACQAPDPDTDIPFKANAIIANPPAYGHTHVSEALDVPLHIIFTMPWTPTSEFPHPLSRVKQPVAYKLSYQIVDGLIWLGIRDMINEFRKKELKLRPITYLSNSHSSPPDIPYAYIWSPHLVPQPKDWGPKIDVVGFCFLDLASNYVPPDSLVNWLNNGKKPIYIGFGSLPVEEPEKMTQIIVRALEITEQRGIINKGWGGLGNLAETKDFVYLLDNCPHDWLFTRCAAVVHHGGAGTTAAGLKAACPTTVIPFFGDQPFWEEQVHARGVGPEPIPVDQFTLEKLVSAIRFMLDPEVKRQAEELARAMEHEDGVTGAVQAFYKHFPRESLEAKPEKPHPRSRSFPFRSCFSCSTT; from the exons ATGGCCACGAAATCGTTTGGAACTGTATTATT GAATCTTCGCAGACAGAAATCTGGACGTATGGAGAAGTTGGCAGAACAGCATTCAGATCCCACGTCCAGTCAGCTTAGcaaaattgagaaaaagaaaCATGAGCACACTATAGTCTTGGCAAAACAGTTTTTCGATAAAAACGTGCTTTCTAAAAAGAAG CTCAAAATGTTGAATCGGCTGGCCACCGTTCAAAAAGACGGAACTGTAAAACTTGACGTTCCCGGAGACATTAGTGTTAGCAACCAACATCTTGATTTTGGTACCAAAGAAACGTATTGTGGAGATGGAGATAAAGAAGCTGGAGATGCAATATTGCTACCTCCTCTTCAGATTGTAATGCTAATCGTTGGGACAAGGGGAGACGTGCAACCGTTTGTTGCCATTGGAAAACGGTTACAG GCAGATGGTCATAGGGTTCGACTTGCCACTCACTCGAATTTCAAGGACTTTGTGTCGACATCTGGATTGGAATTTTATCCTCTCGGTGGAGACCCGAAAGTCCTTGCTGCTT ACATGGTCAAGAATAAAGGCTTCTTGCCATCGGGACCTTCTGAAATACATATTCAAAGAAGCCAGATAAAAGAAATCATTTTCTCCCTGCACCAAGCATGTCAGGCTCCCGATCCCGATACCGATATCCCTTTCAAGGCAAATGCGATAATTGCCAACCCTCCTGCATATG GACACACGCATGTTTCCGAGGCACTTGATGTACCGCTGCACATAATTTTCACTATGCCATGGAC ACCAACAAGTGAATTTCCACATCCTCTTTCTCGTGTAAAGCAACCGGTTGCATATAAA TTGTCCTATCAAATTGTCGATGGTTTAATCTGGCTGGGAATACGTGATATGATAAACGAGTTCAGGAAGAAAGAGCTAAAGTTGAGGCCAATTACATATCTAAGCAATTCGCATAGTTCTCCTCCTGACATTCCTTATGCATACATTTGGAGTCCCCACCTGGTTCCTCAGCCAAAAG ACTGGGGGCCGAAGATTGATGTGGTGGGCTTTTGTTTCCTCGACCTTGCTTCAAATTACGTACCTCCAGATTCACTAGTGAATTGGCTTAATAATGGTAAAAAGCCTATCTACATTGGATTTGGAAGTCTT CCTGTGGAAGAGCCTGAAAAAATGACTCAGATAATTGTTCGAGCTCTTGAAATCACCGAACAGCGTGGCATCATTAACAAAGGCTGGGGCGGCTTGGGAAACT TGGCAGAGACGAAAGACTTCGTCTACTTACTGGATAACTGCCCCCACGATTGGTTGTTTACTCGATGTGCAGCTGTG GTTCACCACGGAGGTGCTGGAACAACGGCTGCTGGTCTTAAAGCTGCT TGCCCAACTACGGTTATACCATTCTTCGGAGACCAACCATTTTGGGAAGAGCAGGTGCATGCCAGAGGAGTGGGTCCTGAACCAATCCCCGTCGACCAATTCACCTTGGAAAAATTGGTTTCCGCCATCCGGTTCATGCTAGATCCCGAG GTCAAAAGGCAGGCTGAAGAACTTGCTAGAGCGATGGAACACGAAGACGGTGTTACAGGAGCTGTGCAAGCTTTCTATAAACATTTTCCACGCGAGAGTTTGGAGGCGAAGCCTGAGAAGCCCCATCCTCGTTCTCGCTCGTTTCCTTTCAGGAGTTGCTTCAGTTGTTCGACCACCTGA